The genomic stretch GATGAGGACACAACTATTCTTCAAGCCGCAGAGGATGCGGGAATAGAGCTTCCATCTTCTTGTAATGCAGGATCTTGTTCCAGTTGTGTTGGCAAAGTAGAACAAGGCACTGTCAATCAGGAAGATCAGAATTTTCTGGATGATGAGCAGATCGAGAAAGGATTTGCCCTCCTTTGTGTCGCTTATCCCCGTTCTGACT from Pseudanabaena sp. BC1403 encodes the following:
- a CDS encoding 2Fe-2S iron-sulfur cluster-binding protein, with the translated sequence MATYNVRLYNKKKQIDETISVDEDTTILQAAEDAGIELPSSCNAGSCSSCVGKVEQGTVNQEDQNFLDDEQIEKGFALLCVAYPRSDCTIRTHQEPYLV